A region of Aquarana catesbeiana isolate 2022-GZ linkage group LG08, ASM4218655v1, whole genome shotgun sequence DNA encodes the following proteins:
- the LOC141106682 gene encoding olfactory receptor 6B1-like, protein MDVNGSKLVEFRILGFPGPPSLQYIFFLLLMTTYLITLLSNSVIITITLRERRLHTPMYYYLRNLSFLEICYVSVTVPKILSTVTPHGRSISLYACMTQFLAFFSLGSTECLLFAIMAYDRYLAICKPLHYTRLMSTTICHSLSLCAFIGGFLTTSPQIVLLFRLPFCGSDINHFFCDAPPLLQLCCGDTSLINLMDFFNASFVIVTSLTVTLVSYVYIITTILKIPTTTGRRRTFSTCFSHLIVVSIYYSTITFMYVRPRLSSSFSLNRVVGVFYTMITPIFNPLIYCLRNKEVIGAIKNHLLKQNSRQELQKTQIIKRN, encoded by the coding sequence ATGGATGTTAATGGTAGTAAGCTAGTTGAATTCAGAATTCTGGGATTTCCTGGACCTCCAAGTTTGCAGTacattttcttcctcctcctgatgACTACTTACCTAATAACTCTCCTGAGTAACTCTGTGATCATCACTATTACGCTGAGAGAAAGGCGCCTGCACACGCCTATGTACTATTATCTCCGCAATCTCTCTTTTCTAGAAATCTGTTACGTCTCTGTTACTGTCCCCAAAATTCTGAGCACCGTCACACCACATGGGAGATCCATCTCTCTCTACGCTTGCATGACTCAGTTTCTCGCGTTCTTCTCTTTGGGATCCACCGAATGCCTCCTATTTGCCATTATGGCCTATGACCGCTACCTAGCCATCTGCAAACCTCTACATTACACAAGACTGATGAGTACCACCATATGTCACTCTCTTAGCCTATGCGCCTTCATTGGTGGCTTTCTAACCACTTCCCCCCAAATAGTCTTACTCTTCCGACTTCCGTTCTGTGGAAGCGATATCAACCATTTCTTCTGTGACGCTCCTCCGCTGTTGCAGCTGTGTTGTGGAGATACCTCTCTTATcaatttgatggacttttttaatGCTTCCTTCGTGATTGTGACTTCATTAACGGTGACTTTGGTTTCATATGTCTATATTATTACCACCATCCTAAAGATACCGACTACTACCGGACGAAGAAGAACCTTCTCCACCTGCTTTTCCCATTTAATTGTCGTCTCCATTTATTACAGCACCATTACATTTATGTATGTGAGACCCAGACTGAGTAGCTCTTTCAGCCTGAATCGAGTAGTGGGAGTTTTTTACACCATGATAACGCCGATTTTCAATCCTTTAATTTATTGTTTAAGAAATAAAGAAGTGATAGGAGCCATTAAAAATCatctgttaaagcagaactccagacaagAGTTACAAAAAACACAAATTATTAAAAGGAACTGA
- the LOC141106683 gene encoding olfactory receptor 6B9-like, producing the protein MDVNHSKLVTFRILGFPGSPSLQYIFFSLLLITYLITLLSNSVIITITLIERCLHTPMYYYLRKLSFLEICYVSVTVPKILSTITPHGRSISLYGCMTQMFFFFALGSTECFLFSLMAYDRYLAICRPLRYTALMNCTMCRGGSLCAVIGGLITTFPQNVLISRLPFCGSDINHFYCDSPPLLQLSCTNTYLIDMMEFFNASLAILTSLLVTLISYVYIIVTIIKIPTTTGRKKATSTCFAHLIVVFIYYSTITFMYVRPKLSFSFSLNRVVAVFYTVITPILNPIIYCLRNKEVKEAIKKHIGSFFKRN; encoded by the coding sequence ATGGATGTTAATCATAGTAAGCTGGTTACATTCAGAATTCTGGGATTTCCTGGATCTCCGAGTTTGCAATACATTTTCTTTTCCCTCCTGCTGATAACATATCTAATAACTCTCCTGAGTAACTCTGTGATCATCACTATTACACTGATAGAAAGGTGCCTGCACACTCCTATGTACTATTATCTCCGCAAGCTCTCTTTTCTAGAAATCTGCTATGTCTCTGTGACTGTCCCCAAAATTCTGAGCACCATCACACCACATGGGAGATCCATTTCATTGTATGGCTGCATGACgcagatgttttttttctttgctttgggATCCACCGAATGCTTCCTATTCAGCCTAATGGCCTACGACCGATACCTAGCCATCTGTCGGCCGCTGCGATACACAGCCCTGATGAATTGTACTATGTGCCGTGGAGGCAGCCTGTGTGCCGTCATTGGAGGCTTGATCACCACCTTCCCCCAAAACGTCTTAATCTCCCGACTTCCCTTTTGTGGAAGTGATATTAACCATTTCTACTGTGACTCACCTCCCCTTCTGCAGTTGTCCTGTACCAACACTTATCTCATAGACATGATGGAGTTTTTCAATGCTTCCTTAGCGATTCTGACTTCTCTGCTGGTGACTTTGATTTCTTATGTGTATATTATTGTCACCATCATTAAAATACCTACAACTACCGGTCGAAAAAAAGCCACTTCAACGTGTTTTGCCCATCTAATAGTTGTGTTTATTTATTATAGTACTATTACATTTATGTACGTGAGGCCAAAACTCAGTTTTAGTTTTTCCCTTAATCGAGTTGTGGCGGTTTTTTATACAGTGATAACGCCTATTCTTAATCCTATCATTTACTGCCTGAGAAATAAAGAGGTGAAAGAAGCCATCAAAAAGCACATAGgttctttttttaaaagaaattaa